A genomic segment from Desulfatirhabdium butyrativorans DSM 18734 encodes:
- a CDS encoding TrpB-like pyridoxal phosphate-dependent enzyme yields the protein MSHKIELSENEMPRQWYNILADIKLNPPLKPDGSPLRPEDLAPVFPMNLIEQEVSTDRWIDIPEPVLDIYRIWRPSPLVRATFLEKALNTPARIYFKNESVSPPGSHKPNTAVPQAYYNKVFGIRKMTTETGAGQWGCALSFACCKFGLECKVYMVRVSFDQKPYRKSMMEVWGGTCVASPSRETQAGRAALEQDPNTPGSLGIAISEAIEAAVSDTSGQTRYSLGSVLNHVMLHQTIIGLEAKAQLAKVGDYPDVIIGCVGGGSNFAGLAFPFVLDKINGRHIDIYPVEPAACPTLTRAPFVYDHGDTARYTPLLAMHSLGHAFVPPPLHAGGLRYHGMAPTVSQLAAEGIITPRSVQQLAAYDAGLLTARTEGIIPAPETTHALACVVEEAVKAREEGKEKVILFNWSGHGLLDLTAYEKYFSKQLSNFELCEADIEKGKKVYENNPKPQILKSR from the coding sequence ATGTCACACAAAATCGAGCTCAGCGAAAACGAAATGCCCCGCCAATGGTACAACATTCTTGCCGACATCAAGCTGAACCCCCCGCTGAAACCGGATGGTTCACCGCTCCGACCCGAAGACCTCGCGCCTGTCTTTCCCATGAACCTGATCGAGCAGGAAGTCTCCACCGACCGCTGGATCGATATTCCGGAGCCCGTCCTCGACATTTACCGCATCTGGCGACCGTCTCCATTAGTCAGGGCCACGTTTCTCGAAAAAGCGCTCAATACACCCGCACGCATCTATTTCAAGAACGAAAGCGTCAGCCCGCCCGGCAGCCACAAACCCAATACGGCCGTCCCGCAGGCTTATTACAACAAGGTTTTCGGCATCCGCAAAATGACGACCGAGACCGGAGCAGGACAATGGGGATGCGCCCTTTCGTTCGCCTGCTGCAAATTCGGCCTCGAATGCAAGGTGTACATGGTGCGGGTTTCATTTGATCAGAAACCGTATCGCAAATCCATGATGGAAGTCTGGGGAGGCACCTGTGTCGCAAGTCCGAGCAGGGAAACCCAGGCCGGAAGAGCGGCCCTCGAGCAGGACCCGAATACCCCCGGAAGCCTGGGAATCGCCATCAGTGAAGCCATCGAGGCCGCCGTCTCCGATACGAGCGGGCAAACCCGCTATTCTCTCGGAAGCGTTCTCAACCATGTCATGCTGCATCAGACCATCATCGGATTGGAGGCCAAGGCGCAACTGGCCAAAGTGGGGGACTATCCGGATGTCATCATCGGTTGCGTCGGCGGCGGCAGCAATTTTGCCGGACTTGCCTTTCCCTTCGTACTGGACAAGATCAACGGCAGGCATATTGACATCTATCCGGTGGAACCTGCGGCATGCCCCACCCTCACCAGGGCGCCCTTCGTGTACGACCACGGGGATACGGCCCGTTATACGCCGCTTCTGGCGATGCACAGCCTGGGTCACGCCTTTGTCCCGCCTCCGTTGCACGCAGGCGGCCTGAGATACCATGGCATGGCGCCAACGGTAAGCCAGTTGGCCGCAGAAGGCATCATCACGCCCAGATCCGTTCAGCAGTTGGCTGCTTACGACGCCGGCCTGCTGACGGCACGGACCGAGGGAATCATCCCCGCTCCCGAAACGACCCATGCCCTGGCCTGTGTCGTGGAGGAGGCCGTCAAGGCACGGGAGGAAGGCAAGGAAAAAGTCATCCTGTTCAACTGGAGCGGGCACGGTCTGCTGGATTTGACAGCATACGAAAAGTATTTTTCCAAGCAATTGTCCAATTTCGAGCTTTGTGAGGCGGATATCGAAAAGGGGAAAAAAGTTTACGAAAACAATCCCAAGCCCCAGATATTGAAAAGCCGATAA
- the nusB gene encoding transcription antitermination factor NusB yields MGTRRKSRELALQALYFLEWERSNATATPQAQDIEIGTELRLRSFCSNFEVHQTNLSFFLMLVRGVTYLRPEIDAIIERFSSHWKVHRMSSVDRNILRMAVFEICCRPEIPHTVSINEAIDLGKKFGTEESGAFINGILDSLRIAVEKEPISWITPSEEIRKRIENPELKPLEELMQKPGVVPGKSSWSHASARDEDANGRDDTETKPRRRRIVQDPKNFSRPVTTTER; encoded by the coding sequence ATGGGCACACGCAGAAAATCGAGGGAGCTTGCCCTGCAGGCGCTGTACTTCCTGGAATGGGAGCGCAGCAACGCCACCGCCACTCCCCAGGCGCAGGACATTGAAATCGGAACAGAGCTTCGCCTCCGGTCGTTCTGCAGCAATTTCGAGGTTCATCAAACCAACCTATCGTTCTTTCTGATGCTTGTTCGGGGGGTCACCTATCTTCGTCCGGAAATCGACGCCATCATCGAGCGATTTTCCAGCCATTGGAAAGTTCATCGCATGTCAAGCGTAGACCGGAACATTCTGCGTATGGCTGTATTCGAAATCTGCTGCCGTCCGGAAATTCCCCATACGGTATCCATCAACGAAGCGATCGATCTGGGGAAAAAATTCGGTACCGAAGAGTCGGGCGCTTTCATCAACGGGATACTGGACAGCCTGCGAATCGCCGTCGAAAAGGAACCCATTTCCTGGATCACCCCGAGCGAAGAAATCCGGAAACGGATCGAAAATCCCGAGCTGAAACCATTGGAAGAATTGATGCAGAAGCCGGGCGTTGTACCCGGCAAATCGAGCTGGTCACATGCATCGGCAAGAGATGAAGACGCGAATGGGCGCGACGATACCGAAACGAAACCCAGGCGAAGAAGAATTGTTCAGGACCCAAAAAACTTTTCAAGACCTGTAACTACCACAGAGAGATAG
- the ribH gene encoding 6,7-dimethyl-8-ribityllumazine synthase, which yields MPNIIEANLLAEGKKFALVAGRFNDFITDRLVSGAIDALTRSGAADSNITVVKVPGAFEIPITAKALALSGKYDAIICLGAVIRGATPHFDYVAAEVSKGIAMVSLESGIPVIFGVLTTESIEQAVERAGTKAGNKGWSSAIAAIEMANLMKIIGSTATGQA from the coding sequence ATGCCCAACATCATCGAAGCGAATCTGCTGGCGGAAGGGAAAAAATTCGCCCTCGTCGCCGGCCGTTTCAATGATTTCATCACGGATCGGCTGGTCTCCGGCGCAATCGATGCCCTGACCCGTTCAGGTGCTGCAGACAGCAATATCACCGTCGTCAAAGTCCCGGGCGCTTTCGAAATCCCCATAACGGCCAAAGCCCTTGCCCTATCCGGAAAATACGATGCCATCATCTGCCTGGGAGCCGTCATCCGTGGCGCAACACCGCACTTCGATTATGTTGCCGCCGAAGTCAGCAAGGGAATTGCCATGGTCAGCCTCGAAAGCGGGATTCCCGTCATTTTTGGGGTATTGACCACGGAAAGCATCGAGCAGGCAGTTGAACGGGCAGGCACAAAGGCCGGAAACAAGGGCTGGAGTTCGGCCATCGCCGCCATCGAAATGGCCAATCTGATGAAGATCATCGGTTCTACCGCTACAGGACAGGCATAA
- a CDS encoding bifunctional 3,4-dihydroxy-2-butanone-4-phosphate synthase/GTP cyclohydrolase II codes for MAKLSIEQAIREIRNGRMVILVDDEDRENEGDLTIAAEKVTPEVINFMAKFGRGLICLSMTGEKVDSLGLPMMVKDNRSPFNTGFTVSIEAAKGVTTGISAADRATTILTAIADGATPDDLVSPGHVFPLRARKGGVIVRAGQTEGSVDLARLAGLKPAGVICEIMDEDGTMARMPSLERFSETHGIGICTIADLIEYRMRKESFVHRAVEATIPTAHAGEFRIIVYENDVDHMQHIALVKGDIDPQKPVLVRVHSECLTGDIFGSLRCDCGDQLHEAMKMIDKEGSGVLLYIRQEGRGIGLVNKLKAYVLQDQGFDTVDANLELGFQADLRNYGIGAQVLVDLGVRKMRLITNNPKKMIGLEGYGLSIIEQIPIEIPPNDYNRCYLECKKNRMGHTLHLDNLL; via the coding sequence TTGGCCAAACTATCTATAGAACAGGCAATCAGGGAAATTCGGAATGGCCGAATGGTCATTCTTGTGGATGATGAAGACCGGGAAAACGAAGGGGACTTGACCATTGCCGCCGAAAAAGTCACCCCTGAGGTCATCAATTTCATGGCAAAATTCGGAAGGGGGCTGATCTGTCTTTCCATGACCGGAGAGAAAGTCGACAGCCTCGGACTTCCGATGATGGTCAAGGACAACCGCTCTCCCTTCAATACCGGGTTCACCGTATCGATCGAGGCGGCAAAAGGCGTTACGACCGGCATCTCCGCCGCAGACCGCGCCACAACCATCCTTACCGCCATTGCAGACGGGGCCACCCCTGACGATTTGGTCAGCCCGGGTCATGTCTTTCCGCTCCGGGCCAGAAAAGGCGGGGTCATCGTCCGCGCCGGACAAACCGAAGGCTCCGTCGATTTGGCGCGTCTCGCGGGTTTGAAGCCTGCAGGCGTCATTTGCGAGATCATGGACGAAGACGGCACGATGGCCAGAATGCCCTCACTCGAGCGGTTCAGCGAAACCCACGGCATTGGCATCTGCACCATCGCCGATCTCATCGAATACCGCATGCGGAAGGAAAGCTTCGTCCATCGAGCGGTGGAGGCCACGATTCCTACAGCCCATGCCGGGGAATTCCGGATCATCGTCTATGAAAACGACGTGGATCACATGCAGCATATCGCCCTCGTCAAGGGAGATATCGATCCCCAGAAACCCGTTCTCGTCCGGGTCCATTCCGAATGTTTGACCGGAGACATTTTCGGCTCGCTCCGCTGCGACTGCGGCGATCAACTGCATGAGGCCATGAAAATGATCGACAAGGAAGGCTCCGGCGTGCTGCTCTACATCCGGCAGGAAGGCCGGGGAATCGGGCTGGTCAACAAACTGAAGGCTTATGTCCTCCAGGATCAGGGATTCGATACCGTGGATGCCAATCTGGAGCTGGGATTTCAGGCGGATTTGCGCAATTACGGCATCGGCGCGCAGGTTCTGGTCGATCTGGGGGTTCGGAAGATGCGCCTTATCACGAACAATCCCAAGAAGATGATCGGACTCGAAGGCTATGGCCTGAGCATCATCGAACAAATTCCCATCGAAATCCCGCCGAACGACTACAATCGTTGCTATCTCGAATGCAAAAAAAATCGGATGGGTCATACGCTTCATCTGGATAATTTGCTGTAA
- a CDS encoding riboflavin synthase, with amino-acid sequence MFTGIVEAIGAVSAIRSAASEGKVLTIQTGLDLSESRIGDSIAVNGVCLTATALQSGEKSTFQADVSPETLSRSTLGSIRIGDAVNLERALRLSDRIGGHLVSGHIDGIGRIRSIRNRGNAILMAFSIESALSRYIVEKGSIAIDGISLTVNETGNSHVEVSLIPHTAKMTTLGLKRIGAAVNIETDVIGKYVERLLLKSRETGSHPGIDKDFLARSGFL; translated from the coding sequence ATGTTTACGGGAATCGTTGAAGCCATCGGCGCCGTCTCGGCAATCCGCTCCGCCGCATCGGAAGGCAAGGTCCTCACCATCCAGACCGGTCTCGATCTTTCGGAGAGCCGAATCGGAGACAGCATCGCCGTAAATGGGGTCTGCCTGACGGCAACGGCTCTGCAATCCGGTGAGAAATCGACATTCCAGGCCGATGTTTCGCCAGAGACCCTTTCCAGATCGACGCTGGGATCCATTCGCATCGGCGATGCCGTAAACCTGGAGCGAGCACTCCGGCTTTCGGATCGCATCGGCGGGCATCTGGTATCCGGCCATATCGATGGCATCGGCCGGATCCGCAGCATCCGGAACCGGGGAAACGCCATTCTGATGGCCTTCTCCATCGAGTCCGCCCTTTCCCGATATATCGTCGAAAAAGGATCGATTGCCATCGACGGGATCAGCCTTACCGTAAATGAGACCGGAAACAGCCATGTCGAGGTCAGCCTGATTCCCCATACGGCGAAAATGACCACATTGGGGTTGAAAAGGATCGGTGCTGCCGTTAACATTGAAACCGATGTGATCGGCAAATATGTGGAGCGGCTGCTTCTCAAATCCAGAGAAACGGGCAGCCATCCGGGGATCGACAAAGACTTTCTGGCGCGAAGCGGATTCCTGTAA
- the ribD gene encoding bifunctional diaminohydroxyphosphoribosylaminopyrimidine deaminase/5-amino-6-(5-phosphoribosylamino)uracil reductase RibD has protein sequence MNHEVYMRRALELAERGTGYTSPNPMVGAVVVKEGRIVGEGWHRAYGQAHAEVNALAQAGEKARGATLYVTLEPCNHTGKTPPCTDAVLASGISHVVMAMKDPNPKVSGGGAQRLRAAGVQLTSGVLEDEAMRLNEVFVKYVTTGLPFVTVKIAATLDGRIATRTGDARWISSEASRNIVHRMRHACDAILVGVDTVLRDNPMLTTRIDADALAGGQPKNPVRIVLDTHLRIDPSSNVLHHRDASQTWLVAAEPVAAEDRKRLERENVRIIPCPIRQNRIDLHALMPLLGEKRITSLLIEGGSRIVGSFFRCALVDKFVGFYAPKMLMGDDGVPVCSGRGVEQMADCLKLRDIDVSRIDQDVMIIGYVESPHVYGNR, from the coding sequence ATGAACCATGAAGTCTACATGCGCAGGGCCCTCGAGCTGGCCGAACGGGGAACGGGCTACACCTCTCCAAACCCGATGGTGGGAGCCGTTGTCGTCAAAGAGGGTCGAATTGTCGGTGAAGGATGGCACAGGGCCTACGGGCAAGCCCATGCCGAGGTCAATGCCCTCGCACAGGCAGGGGAAAAGGCCCGGGGGGCAACGCTGTATGTAACGCTTGAACCCTGCAACCATACCGGCAAAACGCCTCCCTGCACCGATGCGGTTCTCGCATCGGGCATTTCCCATGTCGTCATGGCCATGAAAGACCCGAACCCGAAGGTTTCCGGAGGCGGTGCCCAAAGGCTTCGGGCGGCTGGTGTTCAGCTCACCAGCGGCGTTCTCGAAGATGAGGCCATGCGCCTCAATGAAGTCTTCGTCAAATATGTGACCACCGGTTTGCCTTTTGTAACGGTGAAAATTGCCGCTACACTCGACGGCCGGATCGCCACCCGTACCGGAGACGCCCGGTGGATCAGCTCCGAAGCCTCCAGAAACATCGTCCATCGCATGCGCCATGCATGCGATGCCATCCTGGTGGGTGTCGATACGGTGCTCAGGGATAATCCGATGCTCACCACCCGAATCGATGCGGATGCGCTTGCGGGTGGGCAGCCGAAAAACCCTGTTCGAATCGTTCTGGATACGCATCTGCGGATCGATCCGTCTTCGAACGTGTTGCACCACCGGGATGCCAGCCAAACCTGGCTTGTTGCGGCTGAGCCGGTGGCCGCCGAGGACAGGAAGCGTCTCGAACGGGAAAATGTTCGGATCATCCCTTGCCCGATCCGCCAAAATCGCATAGACTTGCATGCATTGATGCCTTTGCTGGGAGAAAAGAGGATCACCAGCCTTCTGATCGAGGGTGGAAGCCGCATCGTCGGCTCCTTTTTCCGCTGCGCGCTGGTGGATAAATTTGTGGGTTTTTATGCGCCCAAAATGCTGATGGGAGACGATGGCGTGCCGGTCTGTTCCGGGCGGGGCGTCGAGCAGATGGCCGATTGCCTCAAACTAAGGGACATCGACGTCTCACGCATCGATCAGGATGTGATGATCATCGGATATGTGGAATCGCCCCATGTTTACGGGAATCGTTGA
- the nrdR gene encoding transcriptional regulator NrdR translates to MKCPYCGMLDTKVIDSRLSREGDTIRRRRECIHCGRRFNTFESIEDVPMMIVKKDGRRELFMREKIRSGIVKACEKRNISMETIDGWIDRIERDLQESGKKEVPSSVIGERIMAILHDLDEVAYVRFASVYREFKDVNDFVEELKSVLSNKQTRIVGSP, encoded by the coding sequence ATGAAATGCCCTTATTGCGGCATGCTCGATACGAAGGTCATCGATTCGCGACTCAGCCGTGAAGGGGATACCATCCGCAGGAGGCGGGAGTGCATTCATTGCGGGAGACGGTTCAATACGTTCGAATCCATCGAAGATGTGCCGATGATGATCGTCAAGAAAGACGGCAGACGGGAACTGTTCATGCGGGAGAAAATCCGATCTGGCATCGTCAAGGCGTGTGAAAAACGAAACATCAGCATGGAAACGATCGATGGATGGATCGACCGGATCGAGCGCGATCTTCAGGAAAGCGGTAAAAAGGAGGTCCCCTCCTCGGTCATCGGCGAGCGGATCATGGCCATCCTGCACGATCTGGATGAGGTGGCCTATGTCCGGTTCGCATCCGTATACCGCGAATTCAAGGATGTCAACGATTTCGTGGAAGAACTCAAGAGCGTCCTGTCGAACAAACAAACCAGAATCGTCGGGTCGCCATGA
- a CDS encoding deoxycytidylate deaminase, whose amino-acid sequence MRQTKDRPSWESYFMDIARLVARRSTCTRRAVGAVLVMENRILTTGYNGAPTGLAHCLDRGCLRESLQIASGQRHELCRGIHAEQNAIIQAARCGICIRGATLFCTNFPCAICSKMLINAGIQRIIYAEGYPDDLSRTLLNEAGIETRMFSAGEPEGRP is encoded by the coding sequence ATGCGGCAAACGAAAGACAGACCTTCCTGGGAATCCTATTTCATGGACATTGCCCGGCTGGTGGCCAGGCGCTCCACTTGCACCCGAAGGGCTGTGGGCGCCGTTCTGGTCATGGAAAACCGCATCCTGACCACAGGCTACAACGGCGCGCCAACCGGCCTTGCCCATTGCCTGGACAGGGGATGTCTTCGGGAAAGCCTGCAGATCGCCTCCGGGCAGCGCCATGAGCTATGCCGCGGCATCCATGCCGAGCAAAACGCCATCATTCAGGCAGCGCGCTGCGGCATCTGCATTCGTGGGGCCACCCTGTTCTGCACCAATTTTCCGTGCGCGATCTGTTCCAAAATGCTCATCAACGCCGGCATCCAAAGAATCATCTATGCGGAGGGCTACCCGGATGATCTTTCCCGAACCCTGCTGAATGAAGCCGGAATCGAAACCCGCATGTTCTCTGCCGGTGAACCGGAGGGCCGCCCATGA
- the glyA gene encoding serine hydroxymethyltransferase, which translates to MSNFQPLDQIDPQIAAAILHEQKRQAETLELIASENIASHAVMAAQGSVLTNKYAEGYPGKRYYGGCEFVDVVESVAIERAKALFNAKYANVQAHSGSQANMAVLFAFLNPQDTILSMDLAHGGHLTHGSPVSFSGRLFNIVSYGVHPQTGCIDYDQVEFLAKQHRPKMIIAGASAYARTIHFDRFAAIARSVDAILMVDMAHIAGLIAAGLHPSPIPHADVVTSTTHKTLRGPRGGLIVSGKDCGDILNRQIFPGIQGGPLMHVIAAKAVAFQEALQPEFKSYQAQIVANASKLADSLMADGIDLVSGGTDNHMMLADLTRLGITGKAAETALGKAGITVNKNAVPFETRGPHVTSGIRIGTPAVTSRGMKEPQMASIAKWIVAVLRNPNDETGLARIRQEVQSLCNAFPIAR; encoded by the coding sequence ATGTCGAATTTTCAACCTCTCGATCAAATCGACCCCCAAATCGCAGCCGCCATTCTCCATGAACAGAAACGACAGGCGGAAACACTCGAGCTCATTGCATCCGAAAACATCGCAAGCCATGCCGTCATGGCTGCCCAGGGCAGTGTACTGACCAACAAGTATGCGGAAGGCTATCCCGGAAAACGCTATTACGGGGGATGCGAATTCGTGGACGTGGTGGAATCGGTCGCCATCGAAAGAGCCAAAGCCCTCTTCAATGCCAAATACGCAAACGTCCAGGCGCACTCCGGCTCACAAGCCAACATGGCCGTGCTCTTCGCCTTCCTGAATCCGCAGGACACCATTCTCAGCATGGATCTGGCCCATGGCGGCCACCTGACGCATGGCAGCCCGGTCAGCTTTTCCGGCAGGCTGTTCAACATCGTCTCCTACGGCGTACATCCGCAAACCGGATGCATCGACTACGATCAGGTCGAATTTCTGGCAAAACAGCACCGACCCAAAATGATCATCGCCGGCGCCAGCGCCTATGCCAGGACCATCCATTTCGATCGCTTCGCTGCGATCGCCCGCTCGGTCGATGCCATCCTCATGGTCGATATGGCCCACATTGCCGGGCTTATTGCGGCAGGGCTTCATCCTTCGCCGATTCCCCATGCTGATGTCGTCACATCCACGACACACAAGACGCTCAGAGGTCCAAGAGGCGGACTGATCGTCTCGGGCAAAGACTGCGGCGATATCCTCAATCGCCAGATTTTCCCCGGCATCCAGGGTGGCCCGCTCATGCATGTCATCGCTGCCAAAGCCGTCGCTTTTCAGGAAGCCCTGCAGCCCGAATTCAAGTCCTACCAGGCCCAGATCGTGGCCAATGCCTCAAAATTGGCCGACTCCCTGATGGCCGATGGGATCGATCTGGTCTCGGGGGGGACGGACAACCACATGATGCTGGCCGATCTCACCCGTTTGGGCATCACCGGCAAGGCGGCGGAAACCGCTCTCGGAAAAGCGGGCATTACGGTCAACAAAAACGCCGTGCCTTTCGAAACCAGGGGACCCCATGTGACAAGCGGCATTCGGATCGGCACGCCAGCCGTCACCTCCCGCGGGATGAAGGAGCCGCAAATGGCGTCGATTGCCAAATGGATCGTTGCGGTGCTGCGCAATCCGAACGATGAAACCGGATTGGCCCGCATTCGCCAGGAAGTTCAGTCCCTGTGCAACGCATTTCCGATTGCGAGATAG
- the rpiB gene encoding ribose 5-phosphate isomerase B, translating to MESIFNPIIIASDHAAFALKEIIRKMLITQGLQVEDGGPFNPDSVDYPSYGQKVARSVSSGIYPAGILMCGTGQGMSMVANKFKHVRAALCNDLFSAIMSRRHNDANILVMGGRIVGDVLAEEIVRTWLTTPFEGGRHQRRIDQFDAVQD from the coding sequence ATGGAATCCATCTTCAACCCGATCATCATCGCAAGCGACCATGCCGCTTTCGCACTGAAGGAAATTATTCGGAAAATGCTCATCACCCAGGGACTGCAAGTGGAAGATGGCGGCCCCTTCAACCCGGATTCGGTCGATTACCCATCCTACGGGCAGAAAGTCGCCAGGTCCGTCTCATCCGGCATCTATCCGGCAGGCATCCTGATGTGCGGAACGGGTCAGGGCATGAGCATGGTCGCCAACAAGTTCAAACATGTCCGTGCGGCGCTGTGTAACGATCTGTTTTCCGCGATCATGAGCAGACGCCATAACGATGCCAATATTCTCGTGATGGGCGGTCGCATCGTTGGAGACGTCCTGGCGGAAGAAATCGTTCGCACATGGCTGACCACCCCATTCGAGGGCGGCCGTCACCAGAGAAGAATCGACCAGTTCGATGCGGTGCAGGACTGA